The genomic DNA ACGCAAATTCTTGCACCGGCGTTTCCGCATCCAACGGCCGCGCCACCCGCACAATCAAACGGTCAGTCTCGTCACTCTCAGTCGCCCGTTCCCTGGCCTGCACGACAGGGATCGCAGGACCCAGCGCGAGCGACAGACCCAGCCCCTGGATGATTCGTCCCAGCACAGTCCGCCGCGACATAGCCGGGACTATAGGATCTCCCGTCACGCTGGCTTCTCCATCGACATTCATCGCGACCACCGTAGCCACCCCTGCCTGAGGCACCATTTCTCGATCTCCACCGCGATGAACACGATCGACGAGAGCGCCAGACAGAGCAGCAACTCCTCGGCATCGAGCGGCTCAGTCTTGAAGATCGGATTCAAGGCCGGAATATAGATGGTCGCCATCTGCAGCGCAACGGTCAGCGCCACCGCACCAAGAAGAGGGAGATTGGTCCAGGGGCCGAGCTGGAAGAACGAAGCGCGCTCGGATCGAAGCGCGAGCACATTCCCCATCTGCGACAGAGTCAGGACAGTGAAGACCATCGTTTGCCAATGGGCATGGCCCGTCCTGTAGGCCCAGGCCTGGGTCAAGAGCGCCACACCGGCCATGAGCAAACCCACCCAGACGATGCCCTGCCACATGCCGTCCGCAAAGAGGCTTTCGCTCGGAGGTCTGGGCTGCCGTTGCATCAGGCCCTTTTCCTCCGGTTCAACCGCCAGCGCCAGCCCCGGCAATCCGTCGGTGACCAGGTTGATCCACAAAATGTGAATCGGCAGCAGAGGGATCGGCATGCCTAGAAATGGCGCCAGAAAGATGGTCCAGACTTCCGCCGTATTACAGGAGAGCGCGTACTTGATGAACTTGCGGATATTGTCGAAGATCCGCCGCCCTTCCTCCACCGCCGTCACGATTGTGGCGAAGTTGTCGTCGAGCAAAATCATATGGGCCGATTCGCGCGCCACATCGGTGCCGGTCAGCCCCATCGCGATGCCAATGTCGGCCCGGTTCAGCGCCGGGGCATCGTTCACGCCATCGCCGGTCATCGCGACAAATTCGCCTCGGTCTTGCAGCCCCTTCACGATCCTGATCTTCTGCTCCGGCGAGACGCGCGCGTAGACCCGGATCCCCTCCACTTTCGCCTCGTACTCGTCCAGCGGCAACTTCGCCAGTTCCTGCCCGGTCATCACCGCTCCGCCGTCCTCGATGATGCCGAGACGCAGGGCAATTGCGCGGGCGGTCGCAGGATGATCCCCAGTGATCATCACCGGCGTAATGCCGGCCGATTTGCAGAGGGCCACCGCGGACATGGCTTCTTCCCGTGGTGGATCCATCAATCCAACCAGGCCCAGAAACGTCAGCCCACGCTCGACGTTGTCAGAGGCGAGTTCTGCGGGCAACTCCGGCCACGTCCGATAGGCCAGGGCCAAGACGCGCAAACCCTCCGCCGCCATCCGTTCGGCTTGAGCTAAGATTGCCGCCGAATCGAGTGCGATTCGGACATCACCGGCTAGCCGCCCCTCGCACAGGACCACGATCTGTTCGGGCGCTCCTTTGGTGAAGGCCACGACCTCCGAGCCCTCCCGATGCAGGGTCGTCATGCATTTGCGGTCTGAATCGAACGGCAGTTCCGCCACCCGCGGCGCCTGCGCCAGCAGTTCGGCCTTCCTGTAGCCCCTGTCTTCCGCCGCTTGAAAAAGCGCGACCTCCGTCGGATCGCCGATCACCCGGCCGTCCTTCTGCCTGGTCGCGTCGTTGCTGAGCGCCAGGGCCTTCATCAGCCAACGCCAGGACTCCTTCTGGTTCGAGGCGCCACTCTCCGGCTGGCCACCCACCACAAGTTGCTCCACTCGCATCTTGTTCTGTGTGAGAGTGCCGGTCTTATCCGAACAGATGTAGGTGACGGACCCCAGCGTCTCCACCGCCGTCAATCGGCGAATCAGCGCCTGCTTCTTCACCAGCCGACGGGCGCCTAAGGCCAAGGACACGGTCACCACGGCAGGGAGCGCTTCCGGGATCGCCGCGACCGCCAGACTCACGGCCGTCAGAAACATCAACACGACCGACTCGCCGCGCAACACCCCGACGGCAAACACGATGGCACAGATCGCCAAGGCCGCCAGGGCCAGACGCTGCCCGAACAGGGCGAGCCGTTTCTGGAGCGGGGTCTTCACCGCCCCTTCTTTCCCTAGCATCGAGGCGATGCGGCCCAATTCCGTCTGCATGCCGGTCGCGACCACGAGGCCGCTGCCACGGCCATAGGTTGCGCTGGTTCCCTTATAGGCGAGATTCACCCGGTCGCCGAGCGGCGCCTCTGCCTCATGCAGCGACGCGATGCGTTTCTCAACCGGGACCGACTCGCCGGTCAGAAGCGATTCATCCACTTTCAGCTGGACGGCCTCGATCAGGCGCAGATCGGCTGGCATCACATTGCCCGCCTCCAGCAACACGACATCGCCCGGCACCAACTGCAGGGCTGAGATCTCCGTCACCTGGCCGCCCCGCCGTACTCGCGCCGTGGAGGCCGCGAGCAACTTCAACGCCGCGACCGCCCGCTCGGCCCGATATTCCTGAACAAAACCGATCGCCCCGTTGAGCAGGACGATCACGACGATAGCAATCGCATCGGGTGGCTCGCCGACGATTCCTGAAATAATCGCAGCCCCGATCAAGACGAGGATCATGAAGTCGGTGAATTGATCGAGGAACATGCGCCAGAGTTGGCGCGGTGGGCGTTCACGGATCTCGTTCAGACCATAGTGGATGATCCGGCGCGCGGCCTCCTCACTGGTGAGACCGGCGTCTGGATCGACCGACAGATGTGTCGCGACGTCACTGGGCGAGAGGAGGTGCCAGGGTACGTGAGCGGGGGCAGAGGCTGGAGACAGAGCAATGGCTTCTTGGGGGCTCATGTCTGACACCCACCCACAGGAAACAACGCCCGCATCCCCAGTCCGTCTCCCACGGTAATCAGAAGGCTATCTCACCACGAGAACCGAGCAGGAGCTATGCTGGACGACTCTAGTCGAGACGCTGCCCAGCAGAAAACGCGCA from Nitrospirota bacterium includes the following:
- a CDS encoding calcium-translocating P-type ATPase, PMCA-type, which produces MSPQEAIALSPASAPAHVPWHLLSPSDVATHLSVDPDAGLTSEEAARRIIHYGLNEIRERPPRQLWRMFLDQFTDFMILVLIGAAIISGIVGEPPDAIAIVVIVLLNGAIGFVQEYRAERAVAALKLLAASTARVRRGGQVTEISALQLVPGDVVLLEAGNVMPADLRLIEAVQLKVDESLLTGESVPVEKRIASLHEAEAPLGDRVNLAYKGTSATYGRGSGLVVATGMQTELGRIASMLGKEGAVKTPLQKRLALFGQRLALAALAICAIVFAVGVLRGESVVLMFLTAVSLAVAAIPEALPAVVTVSLALGARRLVKKQALIRRLTAVETLGSVTYICSDKTGTLTQNKMRVEQLVVGGQPESGASNQKESWRWLMKALALSNDATRQKDGRVIGDPTEVALFQAAEDRGYRKAELLAQAPRVAELPFDSDRKCMTTLHREGSEVVAFTKGAPEQIVVLCEGRLAGDVRIALDSAAILAQAERMAAEGLRVLALAYRTWPELPAELASDNVERGLTFLGLVGLMDPPREEAMSAVALCKSAGITPVMITGDHPATARAIALRLGIIEDGGAVMTGQELAKLPLDEYEAKVEGIRVYARVSPEQKIRIVKGLQDRGEFVAMTGDGVNDAPALNRADIGIAMGLTGTDVARESAHMILLDDNFATIVTAVEEGRRIFDNIRKFIKYALSCNTAEVWTIFLAPFLGMPIPLLPIHILWINLVTDGLPGLALAVEPEEKGLMQRQPRPPSESLFADGMWQGIVWVGLLMAGVALLTQAWAYRTGHAHWQTMVFTVLTLSQMGNVLALRSERASFFQLGPWTNLPLLGAVALTVALQMATIYIPALNPIFKTEPLDAEELLLCLALSSIVFIAVEIEKWCLRQGWLRWSR